The sequence CAAGTGGCTGATAATGGCCGCGTCCATCATTATCGCGGCGTATTTCATTCCCGGTGTGAGGGTGGGCAGTTTCTTTTCCGCCCTCTGGGTGGCGCTTTTTCTGGGCGTGGTGAACGTCCTCGTGCGGCCGGTCCTCATTCTCATCACCCTGCCCATCAACATTCTCACCCTTGGCCTCTTCACTTTTGTCATTAACGCCGTCCTTATCCTCCTCGCATCATCGGTCATCAAAGGCTTCGAGGTGGCAGGTTTCTGGTGGGCCCTGCTCTACAGCGTCGTGCTGTCCGCTGTCAACTACATCATAAACCTCATAGTGCAGCCGAGAGAAGACCGTTAGAACCGTTAACGGCGTCTATCTCCAGTTTCCCCTTCTAACGGTTCCAACGGTTCTAACGGTGCCAACGGTCTTCTAGTATCTTTTCGAGTGTTTCCTGAGCTTCAGGTAGTTGTCCCTGTACAGGGCGGCCAGTTCCCCGGAGGTTATGATGAGGAGGTTCTCGGCGTTTCTGTCCTCGGCGGCGTAGGTAAAGTTGAAGGAACCCGTGATGACCGTCCGGCGATCGATGATCATAACCTTGTTGTGGGCTGAGGCATGGTCGTTGTCGAGCCAGACGTCGACGCCGCCGGCCTTGAGGACCCTGGCCGTGACGTGTTTGCGCTCTTTCTGCTCGTGGCCGTCGAGGATTACCTCCACCTCGATGCCCCGCTTCCGGGCCTTGAGAAGGGCGGCCTGAATGGGTTTAGAGGTGAAGAGGTAGG is a genomic window of Syntrophorhabdus sp. containing:
- a CDS encoding phage holin family protein, whose translation is MGLLLKWLIMAASIIIAAYFIPGVRVGSFFSALWVALFLGVVNVLVRPVLILITLPINILTLGLFTFVINAVLILLASSVIKGFEVAGFWWALLYSVVLSAVNYIINLIVQPREDR
- a CDS encoding phospholipase D family protein — its product is MKRSVCHYLAVLFVLFALPLQLGATDVVLNNTRARVFFSPGGGATKAILRQIGEAEREVLVEAYLFTSKPIQAALLKARKRGIEVEVILDGHEQKERKHVTARVLKAGGVDVWLDNDHASAHNKVMIIDRRTVITGSFNFTYAAEDRNAENLLIITSGELAALYRDNYLKLRKHSKRY